A genome region from Brooklawnia propionicigenes includes the following:
- a CDS encoding thioesterase family protein yields MTRPIDAEENAYFVRLGPHCYSPTEHAGGTWREDELHLAPVAGLVVHEMERWRQAHLDPAMRFSRFSFELLGQIPRGTIEMHTEVVRPGRTIELIETTMTIGRVIIRGRAWLLSTEDTSAVAGSPFDPLPDPETQPDFRMSDIWPGGFIASLRGKRVGPVEPGRGCAWLTTDVELVTGEPVSPLASFCALVDAANGIAIRQKPTDWMYPNVEWTVHLFTQPQGRWVGLDTRVSFGPDGLGLTSSVLHDLGGPVGMLQQSLTVRPLHT; encoded by the coding sequence GTGACTCGACCGATCGACGCTGAAGAAAACGCTTACTTCGTCCGTCTCGGCCCGCACTGCTACTCCCCCACCGAACACGCGGGCGGTACCTGGCGGGAGGACGAACTGCATCTCGCCCCGGTCGCCGGGCTGGTGGTGCACGAGATGGAGCGCTGGCGACAGGCCCATCTCGATCCGGCGATGCGATTCAGCCGTTTCAGTTTCGAGTTGCTGGGTCAGATTCCCCGCGGCACCATCGAAATGCACACCGAGGTGGTTCGTCCAGGACGCACGATCGAACTCATCGAGACCACCATGACCATCGGCCGGGTCATCATTCGCGGGCGGGCCTGGTTGCTGAGCACCGAGGACACCAGCGCGGTCGCGGGATCACCGTTCGACCCTCTGCCCGATCCCGAAACCCAGCCCGACTTCCGGATGTCGGACATCTGGCCCGGGGGGTTCATCGCGAGTCTGCGAGGTAAGCGGGTCGGGCCGGTCGAACCCGGACGAGGATGCGCCTGGCTCACGACCGATGTCGAGCTTGTGACCGGCGAACCGGTCAGTCCGCTCGCCAGTTTCTGCGCACTGGTGGACGCCGCCAATGGCATCGCCATCCGTCAGAAGCCGACCGACTGGATGTACCCGAACGTCGAGTGGACAGTTCACCTGTTCACCCAACCCCAGGGACGATGGGTCGGATTGGACACCCGGGTCAGTTTCGGGCCCGATGGGCTGGGGCTGACCAGTTCGGTGCTGCATGATCTGGGTGGTCCGGTGGGGATGCTTCAGCAGTCGCTGACTGTGCGTCCACTGCATACCTAG
- a CDS encoding YqgE/AlgH family protein, with translation MSAEPPRAGELLVSTSGGNQEFFDQSVVLLLDCDHDGALGVTLNKLAGTSLEAVLPDWTALVAPPRVLFAGGPVSPQGAVCVAKLQDPTEEPPGWRPVIGDIGLLHLDTPVEIASGGYTDLRIFAGYSGWAPGQLDEELARGAWFRMPSRDEDIFTADPTSLWRRILRRHGGTPALLSTWPKDPELN, from the coding sequence ATGTCAGCCGAGCCGCCGAGAGCTGGAGAGCTGCTGGTGTCCACCTCGGGGGGCAACCAGGAGTTCTTCGATCAGTCCGTGGTGCTCTTGTTGGACTGCGACCACGACGGGGCGTTGGGCGTCACACTCAACAAGCTCGCGGGCACGTCTTTGGAGGCGGTGTTGCCCGATTGGACGGCCCTGGTCGCACCACCGCGGGTGCTTTTCGCGGGCGGACCGGTCTCACCCCAGGGCGCGGTCTGCGTGGCGAAACTGCAGGATCCCACCGAAGAGCCGCCGGGCTGGCGTCCGGTGATCGGTGACATCGGCCTGCTGCACCTGGACACACCGGTGGAGATCGCCAGCGGCGGCTACACAGATCTGCGCATTTTCGCCGGCTACTCCGGGTGGGCGCCCGGCCAACTGGACGAGGAGCTCGCCCGTGGCGCCTGGTTCCGGATGCCCAGTCGCGACGAGGACATCTTCACCGCGGACCCGACGAGCCTGTGGCGCCGGATACTGCGCAGGCACGGCGGGACACCGGCGCTGCTGTCGACCTGGCCGAAAGACCCCGAACTCAACTAG
- the mtrA gene encoding MtrAB system response regulator MtrA: MSTSVGPMGNQHKILVVDDDAALAEMLQIVLRQEGFDTEWCATGDQALSAFLQYQPSLVLLDVMLPRIDGIRVCRQIRELSGIPIIMLTARTDTTDVVRGLEEGADDYVSKPFKTKELIARIRTRLRANVPPETPAPESLRIGDLEVSTLSHQVSRDGKPINLTPLEFDLLVALAKRPKQVLTREALLEEVWGYRHAADTRLVNVHVQRLRSKVEHDPEHPEIVVTVRGVGYRAGEQAAGDD, translated from the coding sequence ATGAGCACTTCCGTGGGTCCGATGGGCAATCAACACAAGATCCTGGTGGTCGATGACGACGCTGCCCTGGCCGAGATGCTGCAGATCGTCCTGCGGCAAGAGGGCTTTGACACCGAATGGTGCGCGACCGGTGACCAGGCATTGAGCGCATTCCTGCAATACCAGCCATCGCTCGTGTTGCTGGACGTGATGCTGCCCCGCATCGACGGCATCCGGGTCTGCCGTCAGATCCGCGAACTGTCGGGCATACCGATCATCATGCTCACTGCCCGGACCGACACCACTGACGTCGTTCGAGGTCTTGAGGAAGGCGCCGATGACTACGTTTCGAAGCCGTTCAAGACCAAGGAACTGATCGCCCGCATTCGCACCCGGTTGCGCGCCAATGTCCCCCCGGAGACACCGGCCCCCGAGTCGTTGCGTATCGGTGATCTGGAGGTCTCCACTCTGAGTCATCAGGTGAGTCGCGACGGCAAGCCGATCAATCTCACCCCCCTCGAATTCGATCTGCTGGTCGCATTGGCGAAGCGTCCCAAACAGGTGCTCACCCGTGAGGCCCTGCTGGAAGAGGTCTGGGGATACCGGCATGCGGCGGACACCAGGCTGGTCAACGTGCACGTCCAGCGGCTGCGCTCCAAGGTCGAACACGATCCCGAACACCCCGAGATCGTGGTCACCGTTCGTGGTGTCGGCTATCGCGCCGGTGAGCAGGCCGCGGGCGACGACTGA
- the mtrB gene encoding MtrAB system histidine kinase MtrB, whose product MSGRPPRWYVTLARLVRAVWGSSLPLRVIIMTMVASIFVLLLGGFVYLNQAKNDLVEAKKQASVVEARGALYRMQNQLDDTDLGSDSLLERLGQLASEVGSQPSQFSVMIETAASSYMSRGLQSDSVPDELREALAADVEGVYVTLTQVRYTDGTAEPAVVVGGHLFAPSGQAFPVYFIFPASTEQQTLHMLQRDLVSTGVLLMICLGVISYVIAREITKPLRTTGEVAGRIAAGDLDQRMKVKGTDELASLATSMNNMAGELQHQIGRLEDLSRVQQQFVSDVSHELRTPLTTMRMATEVLHESLDSFSPQLARSVELLHDQEERFESMLGDLLEISRFDAGAADLTTDDIDLGDLVEAEMHAQQAMAAAVGSELVLHRTGPCVVEADARRVQRIVRNLLSNAISHGEHRQITLTVAGDLRAVALTVRDYGVGFEPEQADQVFRRFWRADQSRNRIVGGTGLGLAISLEDARLHNGWLEAWGRPGEGAQFRLTLPRNQQIVLGSSPLPLEPTGRELVAGQPGTPSHQDGIQP is encoded by the coding sequence ATGAGCGGGCGACCGCCGCGTTGGTATGTCACGCTGGCTCGTCTCGTGCGTGCCGTCTGGGGGTCGTCCCTGCCGTTGCGGGTGATCATCATGACCATGGTGGCGTCCATCTTCGTGCTGCTGCTGGGTGGGTTCGTCTATCTCAACCAGGCGAAGAACGACCTGGTGGAGGCGAAGAAGCAGGCGTCGGTCGTGGAGGCCCGCGGTGCGCTGTACCGGATGCAGAACCAGCTGGACGACACGGATCTGGGCAGTGATTCGCTGCTGGAACGGCTCGGCCAATTGGCCAGTGAGGTGGGCAGCCAGCCCAGCCAGTTCAGCGTGATGATCGAGACGGCCGCCAGCAGCTATATGTCGCGTGGCCTGCAATCCGACAGCGTGCCCGATGAGCTTCGTGAGGCGCTGGCGGCCGACGTGGAGGGTGTCTATGTCACCCTCACCCAGGTGCGCTACACCGACGGCACGGCAGAGCCGGCAGTGGTCGTCGGCGGACATCTGTTCGCGCCGTCGGGACAGGCGTTTCCCGTCTACTTCATCTTCCCGGCCAGCACCGAACAACAGACCCTGCACATGCTGCAGCGCGATCTGGTGTCGACCGGGGTGCTGCTGATGATCTGCCTCGGGGTGATCAGCTACGTGATCGCCCGTGAGATCACCAAGCCGCTGCGCACCACCGGTGAGGTCGCCGGACGCATCGCCGCCGGCGATCTCGACCAGCGGATGAAGGTCAAGGGCACCGACGAACTGGCCAGCCTGGCGACCTCGATGAACAATATGGCCGGTGAACTGCAACACCAGATCGGCCGGCTGGAGGACCTGTCGCGAGTGCAACAGCAGTTCGTTTCTGACGTCAGTCATGAGCTGCGTACCCCGCTGACGACCATGCGGATGGCCACCGAGGTCCTGCATGAGTCCCTCGACAGCTTCAGTCCGCAGCTGGCGCGCAGCGTCGAACTGCTACATGACCAGGAGGAGCGCTTCGAGTCGATGCTCGGCGACCTGCTGGAGATCTCGCGCTTCGATGCCGGGGCCGCCGACCTGACCACCGACGACATCGATCTGGGTGACCTGGTCGAGGCCGAAATGCATGCTCAGCAGGCGATGGCCGCCGCGGTGGGTTCCGAACTCGTACTGCACCGTACCGGGCCCTGCGTGGTCGAGGCGGACGCCCGGAGAGTGCAACGCATCGTCCGCAACCTGCTCAGCAACGCCATCAGTCACGGCGAACACCGGCAGATCACCCTCACGGTCGCCGGTGACCTGCGGGCCGTGGCGCTGACCGTGCGCGACTACGGGGTGGGTTTCGAGCCGGAACAAGCCGACCAGGTCTTCCGGCGCTTCTGGCGTGCGGACCAGAGCCGCAATCGCATCGTGGGTGGCACCGGTCTCGGGCTGGCCATCTCGCTGGAGGACGCCCGGCTGCACAACGGCTGGCTGGAGGCCTGGGGGCGTCCTGGGGAGGGCGCCCAGTTCCGGTTGACGCTGCCGCGCAACCAGCAGATCGTCCTCGGCTCGTCGCCACTGCCATTGGAACCGACCGGGCGCGAACTCGTCGCAGGTCAGCCGGGCACGCCCTCGCACCAGGACGGGATCCAACCATGA
- a CDS encoding LpqB family beta-propeller domain-containing protein — MKRLTIAVWVAVTLALVLAACGRFPTSGPIETVGDGGSGERPTGIDVAAQPPSDGASPEAILEGFFAASESPADGYAVARQYLTDQAASSWRPEDGINIYDSSGQSRVITADGSAVVRASLVGRLGSDHVFTAVRDTEYNHNFELTTVDGQWRINNPGEGILMSRQRFQQAFQPVSVYFLSSAGSRLVPQQVFLRQAEFGSSAPDALVRAVIRGPGVWLRPAVLNALPDDVASSGTWVGDDGIARLALSEEIEALSADQRVQAAAQLLFTLSYFESIKGLQINVNNRPLSIPGADDDGIIGFGALSGYNPERPRAPRDLYAIQGSGIVRLPEVAGTAAVALPGPLGAGWDQQPGRLAVSWQGTLVGVVNSDGTNLYRAATIDGEPVEVYHGSALAKPQFDSAGRLWTLDNTADGVVAVQVPQQGTPLLVPIPEIGGGQVLSFRISPDLTRMAVIVQNGQTQQLGLLRLRGSDQGTIDGWRELPLNTAAGQIVAFGDVAFLSSGKMMVLGASERDAQLSVYSFDVDAAQVTSQGPLRDVDVVALTAMPLDGTVAAAVVTSTRLALRYEAQYRWEELLGDVSDAAYPS; from the coding sequence ATGAAGCGTCTCACCATCGCGGTCTGGGTGGCCGTGACCCTGGCCCTGGTGCTGGCCGCCTGCGGGCGGTTTCCAACGTCGGGACCGATCGAGACCGTTGGGGACGGCGGCAGCGGTGAGCGCCCGACCGGCATTGACGTCGCCGCGCAACCCCCATCCGACGGGGCAAGCCCTGAGGCGATTCTCGAGGGGTTCTTCGCAGCCTCCGAATCGCCGGCCGACGGATACGCGGTGGCCCGCCAGTACCTCACTGATCAGGCGGCGAGCAGCTGGCGTCCCGAGGACGGCATCAATATCTACGACTCCAGCGGCCAGTCGCGGGTGATCACTGCCGACGGATCGGCCGTCGTGCGGGCATCGCTGGTCGGCCGACTCGGTTCGGACCATGTCTTCACCGCCGTCCGGGACACGGAGTACAACCACAATTTCGAGTTGACCACAGTCGATGGGCAGTGGCGGATCAACAATCCGGGCGAAGGCATTCTGATGTCGCGGCAGCGTTTCCAGCAGGCATTCCAACCGGTCTCGGTCTACTTCCTCAGTTCGGCGGGCAGCCGGCTGGTGCCCCAGCAGGTCTTCTTGCGGCAGGCCGAGTTCGGCTCGTCCGCTCCGGACGCGCTGGTCCGTGCGGTTATCCGGGGACCCGGTGTCTGGCTGCGTCCCGCGGTGCTCAATGCACTGCCGGACGATGTGGCATCCAGCGGTACCTGGGTGGGCGATGACGGCATCGCGCGGCTGGCCCTGAGCGAGGAGATCGAGGCGCTCAGTGCAGATCAGCGGGTGCAGGCCGCCGCGCAGCTGTTGTTCACCTTGTCGTACTTCGAGTCGATCAAGGGCCTGCAGATCAACGTGAACAATCGTCCCCTGTCGATTCCGGGTGCCGACGATGACGGCATCATCGGATTCGGTGCGCTGTCCGGGTACAACCCCGAGCGGCCGCGCGCACCGCGCGATCTCTACGCGATCCAGGGTTCGGGAATCGTCAGGCTCCCCGAAGTCGCCGGAACGGCTGCGGTAGCCCTGCCCGGGCCACTGGGAGCCGGCTGGGACCAGCAACCGGGCAGACTGGCCGTCTCCTGGCAGGGCACGCTGGTCGGCGTGGTGAACTCGGACGGCACGAATCTGTACCGTGCTGCCACCATCGATGGGGAACCGGTGGAGGTCTATCACGGGTCCGCTTTGGCCAAACCCCAGTTCGACAGCGCGGGACGGCTGTGGACGCTGGACAACACCGCTGACGGGGTGGTTGCCGTGCAGGTCCCCCAACAAGGAACGCCGCTGCTGGTGCCGATCCCCGAGATCGGCGGGGGCCAGGTGCTCAGTTTCCGGATCTCGCCGGATCTGACCCGGATGGCGGTGATCGTCCAGAACGGGCAGACCCAGCAGTTGGGGTTGTTGCGCCTGCGCGGCAGCGATCAAGGAACCATCGATGGATGGCGGGAGCTGCCGTTGAACACCGCGGCCGGCCAGATCGTCGCCTTCGGGGATGTGGCGTTCCTGTCGTCGGGGAAGATGATGGTGCTGGGAGCCAGCGAACGCGACGCCCAGTTGAGCGTGTACTCCTTCGATGTCGATGCGGCCCAGGTCACATCCCAAGGGCCGCTCCGAGACGTCGACGTGGTGGCGTTGACCGCTATGCCGCTGGACGGCACGGTCGCCGCAGCAGTGGTCACCTCGACGAGGCTCGCTCTGCGCTATGAAGCCCAGTATCGCTGGGAAGAGCTGCTGGGCGATGTCAGCGACGCCGCCTACCCGAGCTGA